CGAGGCTTCGTAGACTTCGTTGTCGAACACGATGTGAGTCAAATTCTTCGGAGCCATGCGCGCGATGGTCGCCAGCGAACTCAAATTCATCAATAGCGAACCGTCGCCGTCGAGCGCGATGATCTTGCGCTGGGGCAAACCCAATGCCATGCCCAGCGCGATGGACGAACAAAGCCCCAAAGTCCGCACGCGCAAATTGCCGTCGCTGGGATGCAGCGCATTCCATTCGAGCGTCATCGCGCCGGCGGAGCTGACCACCAAAGCATCCTCCGCGATCTCGGCCAGCGCTTTCAAACAATCGTATCGTTTCATCAGAGCGATCCCCATCAAAGCGACTGCAATAGCGCGCGGCGCCCGAGCACTTCTTTGGTCATCAACAGCGCCACCGGCCGCTTGGCATCCTCGGTCATAACCTGGGCGCGCTGAATCAGCTCGGGCACATCGACCGGGTTGCGCATGATGTAATAGCGAATCCCCAACGCTTGCAGCACCGGCTCGGTCATACTGCCGGTGGTGCTAAAAGTTCGATCGCCGATATCGCCGGCATAATAGATCAGCAGTAAAAGCGGAATTTGATACTGCAGCAAAGTACTGACGATGGCGTTGTTGCTGTTGAAAAAGCCGCCGTTCTGCATGATCGCGGCGCATTTTTTGCCGACCAGATAAGCGCCGGTGCAAATGCCGATGCCCTCTTCCTCGCGGCACAACGGCACATGGGTGAAATCATGATCTTCGTCAACTTCACGCAGCAGCTCGGCGAGATTGACATCGGGCAGGGTGGCGATGAGATTGATGCCCGCGCCTTTGAGGCCAGTTACGATGGTTTTCGCCGCTTCGGTTGGATTCATATGGGATTACGTCGTTAACAGTCCTATCCGCTTAACATCAAAGGATCAGCAGATCAACAATTGCGCTTTTCCTTTAGCCAAATCCTTAGTATAA
This DNA window, taken from Deltaproteobacteria bacterium, encodes the following:
- a CDS encoding sulfopyruvate decarboxylase, which produces MNPTEAAKTIVTGLKGAGINLIATLPDVNLAELLREVDEDHDFTHVPLCREEEGIGICTGAYLVGKKCAAIMQNGGFFNSNNAIVSTLLQYQIPLLLLIYYAGDIGDRTFSTTGSMTEPVLQALGIRYYIMRNPVDVPELIQRAQVMTEDAKRPVALLMTKEVLGRRALLQSL
- a CDS encoding thiamine pyrophosphate-binding protein; this translates as MGIALMKRYDCLKALAEIAEDALVVSSAGAMTLEWNALHPSDGNLRVRTLGLCSSIALGMALGLPQRKIIALDGDGSLLMNLSSLATIARMAPKNLTHIVFDNEVYEASGSKKTATGAGTDLVGVARAAGIFNSQWAKTVDEFTAAIASSMQRGELSFIGAKVSTERTAVPPYPIDEVENKYRFIRYVEKTEKIEIFKTNLPASYS